The nucleotide sequence GTGCCTCTATCTCGCGATGGGCTGGCTCGCCGTCATCGCCATCAAGCCCATCTGGCAGAACTTTCCCCCCTGGGGGCTGTTCTGGATATTTGCAGGCGGCATCGCCTACACGGTGGGCGTCGGTTTTTTTGCCGCCAGACGGATTCCCTACAACCACCTCATCTGGCACCTGCTCGTCATCGCAGGCACCACCTGCCACTACATCGCCATCATGTGGTACGCCGCTTGAGCCCGAGACGGCGATAGCGGCAGACAACGCCAGCCGCCAGCAGCAACAACTACAGGCCGCTCAAAAAAAAAGGCACCCCCGAAGGGGCGCCCTTTAATACCTTCTGAATAATACCTTTTTGAAAATTAACTTCGCCCTACTCGTACGTCCCGTCCATGTCCATCTTCCGGTAGGCGCCCGCATAGAAAAGAAGCGGCGCGCGAAGCGCCTCGCTCGATATGATGCGCGTGACGCGCCCCACGACAATAACGTGGTCCCCGCCCGAAAGCTCCTCGTGGGTTTCACACTCTAAGGTAGCCAGCGCCCCCGAAATAATCGGCGCCCCGTTCTCCCCCGCCTCATTTGCGATGTCGGCAAACTGATCCTCGGCGTCGCGGCCTTTTCCGGCGAACCAGTCCGAGGTTGATTTTTGGTCCTCGGCTAAAAAGTTGATGGCGAATTTTTTTGCGCCCTGGATGATGCCCAGAAAACTCGCCTTGTTATCGACACACACCAGCGCCATCGGCGGGTCGAGCGAGAGCGATGAAAACGCGTTTGCCGTCATCCCCCGCCGCGCCCCGGCGTTATCGGCAGTAACAACCGTCACCCCGGTGGCAAACTTGCCCATCGTGTTGCGGAGCTCCTTTGGATCAATGCTCATCGAATCTTCCTCAATGTGAAGGATGGGAAAGCCCCGGGCGGGAGGTCCCCCGATGGGAACCTACCCCCGGCGTGGTTCTCTTCCCTAGAAAAATCTTGAAAAAATTCCGCCTTATGCCGCCCGGAGGCGCGGTGCACAAAAAACCAACGCCCGCCCAGAGGGCACTGTGTGTCCTATGCGTTCAGAACAGCCACCACGCGGCAGGGCGAGCCCGAGCCGCCACGAATCAGGAGCGGCATGCCGATGTAGAGAAACTCCTTGCCCACCACCTCTTCAATGTTCCTTAGATTCTCGGTGTTCGTGCGGCCAAGCTCGCGGCAAACAAGGTGGCACGGATACTCGGGGCTGTTGGCCTCATCCATGCTCGGCGCATCGGTGGCAACGTTCATCGCCCCGCACTCGCCGTAGACATACTCGGCCGCCTCGCGCGTCCATCCCGCGTAGTGGCTCGTGTAGGTTTTCTTGGGGAAATGCCGCTTGTAGTGCCCGTAGGTGTAGCAGAGCGTATCGCCCGGCTTAATTTCCATCTTGTAGTGGTCGAGGCGACGCTTCACGTCATCTGCGGTGATAAGGGCGTTATCCTCAACATTCTCAAAATCAATTGCGAGGCCGCGCGAGTAGAAAAACTCCATGCCCATCTGATCGATGTTCATCGCGTCGGGCGCGGGGTCGAGATGGCTGATCGAGTCCACGTGGGTTGGCCCGTGCTCGCACACCTGCAAAATACCGCAGTAGTAGCTCATCTCGCTCTTAAAGCGCCCGCCCGCCGCGCTCTCCTCGTGGGTCATGTTCGTCCAGCGCCAGGTGTCGGGGTGGCCGACAAAAACGGGCTGGCCCTGATAAATCTCCTGGGTGAGGTCCACAACCTCGTGGTTCTTATAGTTCGTCATCTGCGCCATATTCGTTTCCTCTCTTAAAAAATTTACGCCACACAATAACGGGGGATACTCAATCCATGAACATCCCGCCGTTTACATTCAACACTGC is from Nitrospinaceae bacterium and encodes:
- a CDS encoding flavin reductase, which gives rise to MSIDPKELRNTMGKFATGVTVVTADNAGARRGMTANAFSSLSLDPPMALVCVDNKASFLGIIQGAKKFAINFLAEDQKSTSDWFAGKGRDAEDQFADIANEAGENGAPIISGALATLECETHEELSGGDHVIVVGRVTRIISSEALRAPLLFYAGAYRKMDMDGTYE
- a CDS encoding cyclase family protein, with the protein product MAQMTNYKNHEVVDLTQEIYQGQPVFVGHPDTWRWTNMTHEESAAGGRFKSEMSYYCGILQVCEHGPTHVDSISHLDPAPDAMNIDQMGMEFFYSRGLAIDFENVEDNALITADDVKRRLDHYKMEIKPGDTLCYTYGHYKRHFPKKTYTSHYAGWTREAAEYVYGECGAMNVATDAPSMDEANSPEYPCHLVCRELGRTNTENLRNIEEVVGKEFLYIGMPLLIRGGSGSPCRVVAVLNA